A genomic segment from Salvia splendens isolate huo1 chromosome 13, SspV2, whole genome shotgun sequence encodes:
- the LOC121761286 gene encoding remorin 1.4-like: MMRRNYEANDSDFASAVAASAHAIHSLGEITPNPKTARANTRKQELQQRDSMRKASMKETRGSPSPSVTPAISFTGDRRYTQPFRQSDSKADAWEKAQIARIRKRYENLHNDIKAWENEKKLGEKHRIERKKGDLELKKSRNMKHYYNKIARIDHVAQGTRARIEEKRKHEESTVKDKAREMRATGKAPVSCFCF, encoded by the exons ATGATGCGACGCAATTATGAAGCCAACGACTCTGATTTTGCTTCGGCAGTTGCTGCTTCTGCTCATGCCATACATTCTCTTGGTGAAATAACTCCAAATCCTAAAACTGCAAGAGCAAATACCAGAAAACAAGAGCTGCAACAACGAG ATTCAATGAGAAAGGCATCTATGAAAGAGACCAGGGGTTCACCTTCACCCTCTGTTACGCCTGCGATTTCTTTTACTGGTGATAGAAGGTATACACAACCATTTCGACAATCAGATTCTAAAGCAGATGCTTGGGAAAAGGCTCAGATAGCCAGGATTCGTAAACG GTATGAGAATCTGCACAATGACATTAAGGCTTGGGAAAATGAGAAGAAATTGGGAGAGAAACATCGGATTGAAAGGAAGAAG GGAGATTTGGAACtcaaaaaatcaagaaacatgaAGCATTACTATAACAAGATAGCCAGGATCGATCATGTAGCTCAGGGAACAAGAGCACGGATCGAGGAGAAAAGAAAACATGAAGAATCCACCGTGAAAGACAAAGCTAGGGAAATGAGAGCTACAGGAAAAGCTCCTGTTAGTTGCTTCTGCTTCTAA